From one Spiroplasma endosymbiont of Lasioglossum villosulum genomic stretch:
- a CDS encoding TIGR00282 family metallophosphoesterase — MKILIIGDIYSIVGRQMVKYWIPKIKKEYENQFKIDLVVANGENTTHGKSLCKKHYDELKNAGIDIITTGNHIFGHPDVAKYINTTPDLLRPLNYNPYHPGNGTILVKVGNKKVRVTNLIGRTFMDKSDNPYFALEQLITIDKQNSEEKSDIHIIDFHAEATAEKLSFAWNFDGQVTCVVGTHTHVQTADNRLLPKGTAFISDVGMTGPFYSIIGAKAEEVIIRDKKSMPAKFSPADGEGQFSAVLLTINDETNKAQKIERIFIHPQAPNFKIYE; from the coding sequence ATGAAAATTTTAATAATTGGTGATATTTACAGTATTGTTGGTAGACAAATGGTTAAATATTGAATTCCTAAAATAAAAAAGGAATATGAAAATCAATTTAAGATTGATTTAGTAGTTGCGAATGGTGAAAATACTACGCATGGTAAATCATTATGTAAAAAACACTATGATGAATTAAAAAATGCTGGTATTGATATTATTACTACCGGTAATCATATTTTTGGTCATCCTGATGTTGCTAAGTATATTAATACAACTCCCGATTTATTGCGTCCTTTAAATTATAATCCTTATCATCCAGGTAATGGTACAATTTTAGTTAAAGTTGGTAATAAAAAAGTGCGTGTAACAAACTTAATTGGTCGTACTTTCATGGATAAATCTGATAATCCTTATTTTGCTCTTGAACAACTTATTACGATTGATAAACAAAATAGTGAAGAAAAAAGTGACATTCATATTATTGATTTTCATGCTGAAGCAACAGCGGAAAAGTTATCTTTTGCTTGAAATTTTGATGGTCAAGTTACTTGTGTGGTAGGAACTCATACTCATGTTCAAACAGCAGATAATCGTTTATTACCAAAAGGTACCGCTTTTATTAGTGATGTTGGAATGACAGGTCCGTTTTATTCTATTATTGGTGCTAAAGCTGAAGAAGTTATTATTCGTGATAAAAAAAGTATGCCGGCAAAATTTAGTCCAGCAGATGGTGAAGGTCAATTTTCAGCTGTTTTATTAACTATTAATGATGAAACAAATAAAGCACAAAAAATTGAACGTATTTTTATTCATCCACAAGCACCTAATTTTAAAATTTACGAATAA
- a CDS encoding IS30 family transposase, which produces MSYKHLGIDERIYIENQLKFKFKISEIAKNLNRSISTIIREINRNKDNNHYFSLIAQNKAENRKQSHISFHKFKNKNLVKYVQQKLLLGWSPEQIYGRIKNFHKEWVISFKTIYTWIYFGMLDKVTSKNLRRKGKKRKSKENRGKFNGKSIKERDINVNDRITLGHWEGDTIVSSRGKSKSCLITLVERVSRFTLAILVKNRTTKVINKNVSYYLSILPKNIVKTITFDRGKEFSNWQQLEKNLDIKIYFANPYSPWQRGTNENTNGLIREKFPKKFIFSKTNKNEVHKFILSLNQRPRKILNYLSPIEYLDRKII; this is translated from the coding sequence ATGAGTTATAAACATCTTGGCATAGATGAAAGGATTTATATTGAGAATCAATTGAAATTTAAATTTAAAATTAGTGAAATAGCTAAAAATCTTAATCGAAGTATTAGTACTATTATTCGAGAAATTAATAGAAATAAAGATAATAATCATTATTTTTCATTAATTGCACAAAATAAAGCTGAAAATCGAAAACAATCACATATTAGTTTTCATAAGTTTAAAAATAAGAATTTAGTAAAATATGTACAACAAAAATTACTATTAGGTTGATCACCTGAACAAATTTATGGCAGAATTAAAAATTTTCATAAAGAGTGAGTTATTAGTTTTAAAACAATTTATACTTGAATTTATTTTGGAATGCTTGATAAAGTTACTAGTAAAAATTTAAGAAGAAAAGGTAAAAAACGAAAATCTAAAGAAAATCGTGGCAAGTTTAATGGTAAATCAATTAAAGAACGAGATATAAATGTTAATGATCGTATAACACTTGGTCATTGAGAAGGAGATACTATAGTATCATCACGAGGTAAAAGCAAATCATGTTTAATAACTTTAGTTGAAAGAGTATCACGATTTACTTTAGCAATATTAGTTAAAAACAGAACTACTAAAGTTATTAATAAAAATGTTAGTTATTATTTATCAATTCTTCCTAAAAACATTGTTAAAACTATTACTTTTGATCGTGGCAAAGAATTTTCAAATTGACAACAACTTGAAAAAAATTTAGATATAAAAATTTATTTTGCCAATCCATATTCACCTTGACAAAGAGGTACTAATGAAAATACTAATGGTTTAATTAGAGAAAAATTTCCTAAAAAATTTATTTTTTCAAAAACTAATAAAAATGAAGTTCATAAATTTATATTGTCTTTAAACCAAAGACCAAGAAAAATACTAAATTATCTTTCACCAATCGAATATTTGGATAGAAAAATAATTTAG
- a CDS encoding phospho-sugar mutase, whose product MNVLKTYEIWKKQNLPQHLKKQLTTMSKSEIEDAFTTTLEFGTAGMRGITGVGTGRINEIIIMKATVAFIQYLKSAFSEKDLLRGVIIAHDNRHFSAEFTMLTAKTLAKHKIPVFLFKNNDLRPTPVLSYSIRKVNALAGIVITASHNPPEYNGYKIYDQYGCQFLPNVTNIISNKMEQLPDDFQLTFDYDTNLIKEVPSTVEDNYRDDIKNLQFYPQVKNRNFKIVFSNLHGTSREWVKPILEQCGYEIILVTEQANYDPDFKGVVSPNPEVKPTFDLAIKHAKKHDAPLIILNDPDADRIGIAVKHNNDYVLLTGNETAPILLEYLLSHYQLNKTMPKNPVMYNTFVTSNLSDMIAKSYGCQVIKTLTGFKWIGAEMLKEKARNINFVFGFEEAYGYVIKDINRDKDGIQSAIVAAEAAWYYQNSQKTLVDVLENIYQKFGYYYCYTVNLILKGKTGQNTINNMLETLRTSKIPTLNNIKTIKVEDYQTGLHGMPSQNLLKFYFSDGSWFAVRPSGTEPKIKFYFVCVDKTINDAQLKMRKMYEELAIKHLNIKDIKW is encoded by the coding sequence ATGAATGTACTAAAAACATATGAGATTTGAAAAAAGCAAAACTTACCACAACACTTAAAAAAACAATTAACTACAATGTCTAAAAGTGAAATTGAAGATGCTTTTACTACAACTTTAGAATTTGGTACAGCTGGCATGCGTGGTATTACTGGAGTTGGTACCGGCAGAATTAATGAAATTATTATTATGAAAGCAACTGTCGCATTTATTCAATATTTAAAATCTGCTTTTTCTGAAAAAGACTTACTTCGTGGTGTTATTATTGCTCATGATAATCGTCACTTTTCAGCAGAATTTACAATGTTAACAGCAAAAACTTTAGCCAAACATAAAATTCCTGTTTTTTTATTTAAAAATAATGATTTAAGACCAACACCAGTACTTTCATATAGTATTAGAAAAGTTAATGCTCTTGCTGGAATTGTTATTACGGCCAGTCATAATCCTCCTGAATATAATGGTTATAAAATTTATGATCAATATGGCTGTCAATTTCTTCCTAATGTTACCAATATAATTAGCAATAAAATGGAACAATTGCCTGATGATTTTCAATTAACATTCGATTATGATACTAACCTAATTAAAGAAGTGCCTTCAACAGTAGAAGATAATTATCGTGATGATATTAAAAATTTACAGTTTTATCCACAAGTTAAAAATCGTAACTTTAAAATTGTATTTTCTAATCTACACGGTACTAGTCGTGAATGAGTTAAACCAATTTTAGAACAATGCGGTTATGAAATTATTTTAGTAACAGAGCAAGCTAACTATGATCCTGATTTTAAAGGTGTGGTGTCACCCAATCCCGAAGTAAAACCAACATTTGATTTAGCAATTAAACACGCTAAAAAACATGATGCACCATTAATTATTTTAAATGATCCTGATGCTGATCGCATTGGTATTGCTGTAAAACATAATAATGATTATGTATTATTAACAGGTAATGAAACAGCACCAATTTTATTAGAATATTTATTAAGCCATTATCAACTTAATAAAACAATGCCAAAAAATCCCGTTATGTACAATACATTTGTTACTTCCAATTTATCTGACATGATTGCTAAATCATACGGATGTCAAGTCATTAAAACGTTAACTGGCTTTAAATGAATTGGTGCAGAAATGCTAAAAGAAAAAGCACGTAACATTAACTTTGTTTTTGGTTTTGAAGAAGCATATGGTTATGTTATTAAAGATATTAATCGTGACAAAGATGGTATTCAATCAGCAATAGTAGCAGCAGAAGCGGCTTGATATTATCAAAATTCACAAAAAACATTAGTTGATGTTTTAGAAAATATTTATCAAAAATTTGGATATTATTACTGTTATACTGTTAATCTTATTTTAAAAGGAAAAACAGGACAAAATACTATTAATAATATGTTAGAAACATTAAGAACTAGTAAAATACCAACGCTTAATAATATTAAAACAATTAAAGTTGAAGATTATCAAACTGGTTTACATGGAATGCCATCGCAAAATTTACTAAAATTTTACTTCAGTGATGGTTCATGATTTGCTGTTAGACCTAGTGGAACTGAGCCAAAAATTAAATTCTATTTTGTTTGTGTTGATAAAACCATTAATGATGCACAATTAAAAATGAGAAAAATGTATGAAGAATTAGCTATCAAACATCTAAATATCAAAGATATAAAATGATAG
- the metK gene encoding methionine adenosyltransferase encodes MIPNITHPLFTSESVAPGHPDKICDQIADAILDAFLKQDPHAKVACEVFITTNFVLIGGEVHSHAQVDYQAIARKVITEIGYINDEIGFNGFTCEIKVLIHEQSPDILQGVELKNHQIGAGDQGIMFGYACQQTSEYMPLAIVLAHELIKRATKLRKEKKFKYALLDMKAQVTIDQEDPKNLKIHTILMSIQHQANYDEKQFKTFIHTEIMQYIANKYHLNLDFKYLINPTGKFVIGGPAGDTGLTGRKLMVDTYGGAACHGGGAFSGKDPTKVDRTGAYYARYIAKNIVAANLAKICEVQLAYAIGTPEPIAIFVNTHQTIISGLTEAKLTEIIYQVFDCSASAMIDKLELLKQNYQQLSTYGHFGRNDLQLPWEKLDKVSLLKTYLPKK; translated from the coding sequence TTAATACCTAATATTACCCATCCTCTTTTTACTAGTGAGTCTGTTGCTCCTGGTCATCCTGATAAGATTTGCGATCAAATTGCTGATGCAATTTTGGATGCTTTTTTAAAACAAGATCCACATGCCAAAGTAGCATGTGAGGTTTTTATTACTACAAATTTTGTTTTAATTGGCGGTGAAGTTCATAGTCACGCTCAAGTTGATTATCAAGCAATTGCGCGAAAAGTTATTACTGAAATTGGTTATATAAATGATGAAATTGGATTCAATGGTTTTACTTGTGAAATTAAAGTGTTAATTCATGAACAATCACCTGATATTTTACAAGGTGTTGAATTAAAAAATCATCAAATTGGTGCTGGTGATCAAGGAATAATGTTTGGTTATGCATGTCAGCAAACATCAGAATATATGCCATTAGCAATTGTTTTAGCACATGAATTAATTAAACGAGCTACAAAATTACGAAAGGAAAAAAAATTTAAGTATGCACTTCTTGATATGAAAGCGCAAGTTACTATTGATCAAGAAGACCCTAAAAATTTAAAAATACATACTATTTTAATGAGCATTCAACATCAAGCAAATTATGATGAAAAACAATTTAAAACGTTTATTCATACAGAAATTATGCAATATATTGCTAATAAATATCATTTAAATCTTGATTTTAAATATTTAATTAATCCAACCGGTAAATTTGTAATTGGTGGACCTGCCGGTGATACTGGTTTAACAGGAAGAAAATTAATGGTTGATACTTATGGTGGAGCTGCTTGTCATGGTGGGGGAGCTTTTTCAGGAAAAGATCCCACTAAAGTTGATAGAACGGGTGCTTATTATGCTAGGTATATTGCTAAAAATATTGTTGCTGCTAACTTAGCAAAGATTTGTGAAGTACAATTAGCTTATGCAATTGGAACTCCTGAACCAATTGCAATATTTGTTAATACTCATCAAACTATTATTTCCGGTTTAACAGAGGCAAAATTAACAGAAATAATTTATCAAGTCTTTGATTGTTCTGCTAGTGCTATGATTGATAAATTAGAGTTATTGAAACAAAATTATCAACAATTATCAACTTATGGTCATTTTGGTAGAAATGATTTACAATTACCTTGAGAGAAATTAGATAAAGTTAGTTTATTGAAAACTTATTTACCAAAAAAATAA
- a CDS encoding copper homeostasis protein CutC, whose protein sequence is MFLEVIATSLKDIEKINNSLADQVELCTAMEFGGYTPSYELIAEACKISLKPVMVMVRNNNNNGFNVTDNDFKIFKRDIEFIKTTHASGIVCGILTKDNNIDVERMSEIIKLAKPLKITFHRAFDEIFNKKQALEQLVKLGVTTVLTSGGQDNIVNNINKFKELKKLNLPIKILAGGGVNLENVNVLLKNSINDIHVGKCVHEDNNFNNPINYKLINNIKNIA, encoded by the coding sequence ATGTTTTTAGAAGTAATAGCTACATCTTTAAAAGATATAGAAAAAATTAATAATTCTTTAGCTGATCAAGTTGAACTTTGTACTGCTATGGAATTTGGTGGTTATACTCCAAGTTATGAATTGATTGCTGAAGCATGTAAAATTTCATTGAAACCAGTAATGGTTATGGTTAGAAATAATAATAATAATGGTTTTAATGTTACTGATAATGATTTTAAAATCTTTAAAAGAGATATTGAATTTATTAAAACAACTCATGCATCAGGTATTGTTTGTGGTATTTTAACTAAAGATAATAATATTGATGTTGAAAGAATGAGTGAAATTATTAAATTAGCAAAGCCTTTAAAAATAACTTTTCATCGTGCTTTTGATGAAATTTTTAATAAAAAACAAGCTTTAGAACAATTAGTAAAATTAGGTGTTACTACAGTTTTAACGTCTGGTGGTCAAGATAATATTGTGAATAATATTAATAAATTTAAAGAATTAAAGAAATTAAATTTACCAATAAAAATTCTTGCTGGTGGTGGAGTTAATTTAGAAAATGTTAATGTTTTATTAAAAAACAGTATTAATGATATTCATGTTGGAAAATGTGTGCACGAAGATAATAATTTTAATAATCCTATTAATTATAAATTAATTAATAATATTAAAAATATTGCATAA
- a CDS encoding 3'-5' exoribonuclease YhaM family protein, with protein sequence MTVIKDIKPNNVLSLVVIINRVIQGVASNNTNYLNLQLQDKTGTISARIWDVSKETIEQLTIGQVIKIEANSINYNNEIQLKINNWTIITNPSEYYDLLLTQAPINIIEAWTEISQTIKEFKNPILKKVLIQCFNKKNIDDYKKWPAAVKMHHAVQSGLLWHSVTMLRMAKQVVALYNDRNINSELLYAGIIMHDYGKMVELNNNPISSYTLSGKMIGHISLGAMQVTLACKELNINLEEEIVVLLQHLILSSHGKYEYGSPVLPKTIEAEILHHLDNLDAKIYAIDEALVNINVGESTARIASIENRMFYKHQNLKEKK encoded by the coding sequence ATGACTGTAATTAAAGATATTAAACCTAATAATGTTTTAAGTTTAGTAGTAATTATTAATCGAGTAATTCAAGGTGTTGCTTCTAACAATACTAATTATTTAAACTTACAATTACAAGATAAAACTGGGACAATTTCAGCAAGAATTTGAGACGTAAGCAAAGAAACTATTGAACAATTAACAATAGGACAAGTAATTAAAATTGAAGCAAATAGCATTAATTATAATAATGAAATACAACTAAAAATTAATAATTGAACTATTATTACTAATCCTAGTGAATATTATGATTTATTACTTACACAAGCACCAATTAATATTATTGAAGCATGAACTGAAATTAGTCAAACAATAAAGGAATTTAAAAATCCAATTTTAAAAAAAGTATTAATCCAATGTTTTAATAAAAAAAATATTGATGATTATAAAAAATGACCAGCAGCAGTTAAAATGCATCATGCTGTTCAAAGCGGTTTATTATGACACTCAGTAACAATGCTAAGAATGGCAAAACAAGTAGTAGCACTTTATAATGATCGTAATATTAATAGTGAACTATTATATGCAGGAATCATTATGCATGATTATGGAAAAATGGTTGAATTAAATAATAATCCTATTAGTTCATATACACTATCAGGTAAAATGATTGGTCATATTTCATTAGGTGCAATGCAAGTTACACTTGCTTGTAAGGAATTAAATATTAACTTAGAGGAAGAAATCGTAGTTTTATTACAGCATCTAATATTATCTAGTCATGGTAAATATGAATATGGCTCACCTGTCTTACCAAAAACAATAGAAGCTGAAATTTTACATCATTTAGATAACTTAGATGCAAAAATCTATGCAATTGATGAAGCATTGGTTAATATTAATGTTGGTGAATCAACTGCTCGTATTGCAAGTATTGAAAATAGAATGTTTTATAAACATCAAAATTTAAAAGAAAAAAAATAA
- a CDS encoding alpha/beta fold hydrolase, whose protein sequence is MIWNNANFFTEQNGLYSILIGISILVILRILLMAKIKDNVHVQQAAEIREKVIILRDGYEVKLFKQMVDKSTVIIIGAHGLQGQKDDFKLLSSFCKKSQLSLITYDRRGNGKNGQDWKFKSLGTDINDLKDIISAVKSKYPNQKIIVFGESLGAAIASHAVKNNSQVSALITSNLVTKKNLYQFSLSFIICFCFAFIFNSNIQMPIYVENQDISSNNAHITNINQRYSNRQNWSLRFLLQFKKINKKSIMEISNSKLPTLILQSADDVFSDFHQLKINKKYWKKHHSYVFIFDGKHALINEPNIKDIFDNEIMPWITKNILLEKG, encoded by the coding sequence ATGATATGAAACAATGCTAATTTTTTTACTGAACAAAATGGTTTATATTCGATTTTAATTGGGATTAGTATATTAGTAATTTTAAGAATTTTATTAATGGCAAAAATTAAAGACAATGTTCATGTACAACAAGCTGCTGAAATACGAGAAAAGGTAATTATTTTACGTGATGGTTATGAAGTAAAATTATTTAAGCAAATGGTTGATAAAAGTACAGTCATTATTATTGGTGCTCATGGCTTGCAAGGTCAAAAAGATGATTTTAAATTACTAAGTTCTTTTTGTAAAAAATCACAACTATCTTTGATTACTTATGATCGAAGAGGTAATGGTAAAAATGGACAAGATTGAAAATTTAAATCATTAGGTACTGATATTAATGATTTAAAAGATATAATAAGTGCAGTAAAATCTAAATATCCCAATCAAAAAATTATTGTTTTTGGTGAATCATTAGGCGCAGCTATTGCTAGTCATGCTGTTAAAAATAATTCACAAGTATCAGCATTAATTACTAGTAATTTAGTGACTAAAAAAAATCTTTATCAATTTTCATTAAGTTTTATTATTTGTTTTTGTTTTGCTTTTATTTTTAATTCTAATATTCAAATGCCAATCTATGTTGAAAATCAAGATATTTCTAGTAATAATGCTCATATTACTAATATAAATCAAAGATATAGTAATCGTCAAAATTGATCATTACGTTTTTTACTACAATTTAAAAAAATTAATAAAAAAAGTATAATGGAAATTAGTAATTCAAAACTTCCAACGTTAATCTTGCAAAGCGCTGATGATGTATTTAGTGATTTTCATCAACTTAAAATTAATAAAAAATATTGGAAGAAACATCATAGTTATGTTTTTATTTTTGATGGTAAACATGCTTTAATTAATGAACCTAATATTAAAGATATATTTGATAATGAAATTATGCCATGAATTACAAAAAATATTTTACTTGAGAAAGGTTAA
- a CDS encoding ankyrin repeat domain-containing protein, translating to MEKEDKEIPKNKFLTAIEEGDLQTVKTLLFDSDNNKFDMEGDLITAADYGHIEIVRFLIQNNTDINHINSTKDTALTLAAEQGHTEIVRFLIQNNTDINHINSTKDTALTLAAEQGHTEIVNLLITNGANVNHINSTKDTALTLAAEQGHTEIVNLLITNGANVNHKTKFGNTALTKAAKNGHLNVVDLLIANDADINQINLRGETALIRAQKQKHTKVEKILTKQCSLESNKNEINATNYNNKPSIKVTVLLVQKNSNLY from the coding sequence TTAGAAAAGGAAGATAAAGAAATTCCTAAAAATAAATTTTTAACAGCTATTGAAGAAGGTGACTTACAAACAGTTAAAACTTTACTATTTGATTCTGATAACAATAAGTTCGATATGGAGGGTGACTTAATAACAGCTGCTGATTATGGTCACATTGAAATAGTTAGATTTTTAATCCAAAATAATACTGATATCAATCATATAAATAGTACAAAAGATACTGCTTTAACACTAGCTGCTGAACAAGGTCACACAGAAATAGTTAGATTTTTAATCCAAAATAATACTGATATCAATCATATAAATAGTACAAAAGATACTGCTTTAACACTAGCTGCTGAACAAGGTCACACAGAAATAGTTAATCTTTTAATAACAAACGGCGCTAACGTTAATCATATAAATAGTACAAAAGATACTGCTTTAACACTAGCTGCTGAACAAGGTCACACAGAAATAGTTAATCTTTTAATAACAAACGGCGCTAACGTTAATCATAAAACAAAATTTGGCAATACTGCTTTAACAAAGGCCGCCAAAAATGGCCATTTAAATGTAGTTGATTTATTAATAGCCAATGATGCTGACATTAATCAAATAAATTTACGTGGTGAAACTGCTTTAATAAGAGCACAAAAACAAAAACATACAAAAGTAGAAAAAATTTTAACAAAACAATGTTCTTTAGAATCTAATAAAAATGAAATCAATGCAACTAATTATAATAATAAACCATCAATAAAGGTTACTGTTCTTTTAGTACAAAAAAACAGTAACCTTTATTAA
- a CDS encoding isochorismatase family cysteine hydrolase, with protein MKNNDSFIEMINKTLDKTVNLDFKTLKGHNIIFIVDMVNGFAKKGNLFSPNINSIIKPIKNLLAKVNTNETKVIAFNDAHNEHSPEFHTFPSHCLENTIESELVEELKFDNIKIIKKNSTNGFFAFDFKPNLQWDNIIIVGCCTDICIYQFAISCKTWFNQHNKEVNVIVPMTMTNTYDQPEHPAHILNQYAWYSMLKNGITIVKDVI; from the coding sequence ATGAAAAATAATGATTCATTTATTGAAATGATAAATAAAACTTTGGATAAAACAGTTAATTTAGATTTTAAAACTTTAAAAGGTCATAATATTATATTTATTGTTGATATGGTTAATGGCTTTGCTAAAAAAGGAAATTTATTTTCACCTAATATTAATTCAATTATTAAACCAATTAAAAATTTATTAGCAAAAGTAAATACTAATGAAACCAAAGTTATTGCTTTTAATGATGCTCATAATGAACATAGTCCCGAATTCCATACTTTTCCTAGTCATTGTTTGGAAAATACTATTGAATCAGAGTTAGTAGAAGAATTAAAATTTGACAATATTAAGATTATTAAAAAAAATAGTACTAATGGTTTTTTTGCTTTTGATTTTAAGCCAAATTTACAATGGGATAACATTATTATTGTTGGTTGTTGTACTGATATTTGTATTTATCAATTTGCTATTAGTTGTAAAACTTGATTTAATCAGCACAATAAAGAAGTAAATGTTATTGTTCCAATGACAATGACAAATACTTATGATCAACCAGAGCATCCAGCTCATATTTTAAATCAATATGCATGATATTCAATGCTTAAAAATGGCATTACTATTGTTAAGGATGTTATTTAA
- a CDS encoding sodium-dependent transporter codes for MKKQRLNISKLGFLLSVMGSAVGLGGIWGFPTQIYNHHGAFLIPFLICMVICAIPVLFIEMTIGNKYRKNHIEFFSEVGGKKGAFFSWLHSTTVILLSTYYSVLIGWTLINIIISFTSNLNKGSYFYHNILQQTNDQDISNLNSLGNLNWMILLATIGVWIILGIILLGGVEKGIEKANKIMIPFLFLMIIILAIYTSTLSGAKLGLNVMFDLDAKELLNPGLWKDAFGQSFFMLSTCTGTIYIYAAHAPKKQDSTNQAFVVAFGTSVIGILTTIIVFNSIGAIAQNQGKTDIKDVFQAGPALIFQVIPQLFAIINNQVPILGNILAILFFVTLFFAGMSSLIGQVESMVNGLEYEIHLKRKQALAISLLGAMAVSVLFTFSNSPALFNGLAIWVAQIWLLIIGFILLIGISPYGWKLYDTLKLYNNENSWMKWTKGYKIVILIIAPILILINIATGIYDFIINILNANFVYGTVGLTLGVGLVLLLTFILTYHKNIHNGFNKLFKIKTKTERG; via the coding sequence ATGAAAAAACAACGCTTAAATATCTCAAAATTAGGATTCTTACTTTCAGTAATGGGTTCGGCAGTAGGATTAGGTGGTATTTGAGGATTTCCAACTCAAATCTATAACCATCATGGTGCTTTTCTAATACCTTTTTTAATATGTATGGTAATTTGTGCAATACCAGTTTTATTTATTGAAATGACAATTGGTAATAAATATCGCAAAAATCATATTGAATTTTTTAGTGAGGTTGGAGGTAAAAAGGGTGCTTTTTTTTCTTGATTGCATTCAACAACCGTTATTTTACTAAGTACTTATTATAGTGTTTTAATAGGATGAACTTTAATTAATATTATTATTAGTTTTACTTCTAATTTAAATAAAGGTTCTTATTTTTATCATAATATTTTACAACAAACAAATGATCAAGATATTAGCAATTTAAATAGCCTAGGTAACTTAAATTGAATGATTTTACTTGCAACAATTGGTGTATGAATTATTTTGGGTATTATTCTATTAGGTGGTGTTGAAAAAGGAATTGAAAAAGCCAATAAAATTATGATTCCATTTTTATTTTTAATGATTATTATTTTAGCAATTTATACTAGTACATTATCGGGTGCTAAACTTGGATTAAATGTAATGTTTGATTTAGATGCTAAAGAATTATTAAATCCTGGATTATGAAAAGATGCTTTTGGTCAATCATTCTTTATGTTATCAACATGTACAGGAACCATTTATATTTATGCAGCTCATGCTCCCAAAAAACAAGATAGTACTAATCAAGCTTTTGTAGTAGCCTTTGGTACTAGCGTTATTGGTATATTAACAACAATTATTGTTTTTAATTCAATAGGTGCAATTGCTCAAAATCAAGGTAAAACTGATATTAAAGATGTATTTCAAGCAGGTCCTGCTTTGATTTTCCAAGTAATACCACAATTATTTGCTATTATTAATAATCAAGTTCCTATTTTAGGAAATATTTTAGCAATATTATTTTTTGTTACACTTTTCTTTGCGGGTATGTCCTCACTAATTGGTCAAGTTGAATCAATGGTAAATGGTCTAGAATATGAAATTCATTTAAAGCGCAAACAAGCATTAGCAATATCATTATTAGGAGCAATGGCAGTATCAGTATTATTTACCTTTAGTAATTCACCAGCGCTGTTTAATGGGCTAGCAATCTGAGTAGCACAAATTTGATTACTAATAATTGGGTTTATTTTATTAATTGGTATTAGTCCATATGGCTGAAAACTATATGATACATTAAAATTATATAATAATGAAAATTCATGAATGAAATGAACAAAAGGATATAAAATAGTAATTTTAATTATCGCACCAATTTTAATTTTAATTAATATTGCTACTGGTATCTATGATTTTATTATTAATATTCTCAATGCTAATTTTGTCTATGGTACAGTTGGTCTAACACTTGGTGTTGGATTAGTTTTACTTTTAACTTTTATCTTAACTTATCATAAAAATATTCATAATGGTTTTAATAAATTATTTAAAATAAAAACAAAAACTGAAAGAGGTTAA